In Paenibacillus sonchi, the genomic stretch CGACCTGCAGAATGCCTATGTTCATTACAATCCGGCGCGAAAGGTATTCGCACAGGCGTATTTGATTAAGGCGGCAGAATCAAGAGGGGTCGAAGCGAACGGTTGGAACGCATTTTTTTACCGTCCCGTCATCTTCCGGGAAGTTGAAGGCGATCATTATTCTGTCTTCAGGGAACCGGATCTTGCCGGTTTAGCTGAAGTCTTTGAAACCGTAGGTGTTCAGGATACAGAGTAGCGGCAAAGCGTATGCCTATTTTACCGCCAAAGGAGAGCGAATCATGAAACAGGAGCCTTCAGGTGTCGGCCATACAGAGGAACCTTTGCAAGTGCAGCCCGGGCAGCCGGCGTGTGACGGGCAAATTGGCGAATACTGGAATAACCTTATAGGCAACGGCATGCATGCGTTAAATATGCCATTGGATTATGTCCGTCCGGCTGCCAGAAGCTTTGCAGGAGAGGTTGTCATGCTCCGGACAAGCGGGGAGCTTGCGTACAGGCTGGAGCGCTTAGCGGAAAGCGAAGCGGTATCTGCCGGGACCGCGCTGCTTGCATGTTACATCTTGCTGCTCTCTAAATATACAGGACAGGATACCGTCTATGTCGGATGGGCTTGCGGTCCGGTTCAGCAGTCCGGCTGGGAAGGGGGCGCAGGCCTCACCGTTCTGGCGGGGCAAGTGAATTGGGCTGCAACTTGGCGGGAGTATGTAAATCGTATTCAAGCTATTTGTGCGGAAGCCAGTAATCCCCGGCACACCCCTTATGCCGAAGTGGTGAAGAAGCTGGAACTTGACCGTGATCCAAGCAGAAACCCCCTGTTCGATGCCTTATTCCAGACGGGTGATGCCGAAACCGGTTTGGATAAATATGATTTTGCATTGATGCCCGAAAGTACAGAAGATGGAATTCTACTGAAACTGGAGTATGATACAGCCCTGTTCTCGCAAGGTTCGATGGAGCGGTTCCTTCACCACTACGTGAATATAGTGGAACATATGACCGGTAACCTGGACCGGGAGCTGTCGGAGATCGATATGCTGTCGGAAGCAGAACGCAAGCGGCTGGTTCATGAATGGAACGGTACAGCGGTTCCCTATCCTTACGAAAAGAGCATCGCCATGCTGCTGGAGGAACAGGTTCTGAAGCGCCCGGAGGAGATTGCGGTTTCGCTGGGAGCGGAGCATTTGACCTACCGGCAGCTTCACGGGCAGTCCAACCGCATCGCGCAGGCGCTTCACGCGAGGGGAATCGGGGAAGAGGACGTAGTAGCCGTCATGGCGGAGCGGTCCCTGGAGCTGGTGGCGGCTTTGCTTGGGGTGCTCAAGGCGGGAGCGGCCTACACTCCCGTTGATCCCGATTATCCGGCGGAGCGGCTCCGTTACTTGCTGCGCCATTCCCATGCGAAGCTGCTGCTTATGCAGCACAAGTTCAGGGACCGTGCGGCAGTTGCCGAAGCCGAAGCTGATGCGAAAACTGAAGCCGAAGCCGAAGCTGGTGCTAAGGCTGAAACCGCAACCGAAGCCGAAACCGAAGCCGTGTCCATTGAGGACCTGCTGGCGGCGGAGCTGCCGGACGGAAACCTGCCGCTTGCCTACCGGCCCGAGCGGCTGATGTACGTGCTCTATACGTCAGGCTCGACAGGGAATCCGAAGGGGGCCATGATCCGTTCGCATTCGTTTGTCAATCTGCTCCACTGGTACACGCGGGAGTTCGCCTTCACCGCGAAGGACCGCATCCTGCAAATTGCCTCAGCCAGCTTCGATCTGGCGCAGAAAAATCTGTATGCAGCGCTGGTGGCCGGTGGACGGCTGGTGCTGTTCGAGCCGGGCCTGTACGATTACGAGCGCATGGCGGAGACCATCGAACGGGAAGGCATTACGGTGATTAACTGCACGCCCAGCGCATTCTACCCGCTGGTGGAGTGCGCGGCAGACGGCGGTTACCGCCAACTGAGCAGCCTGCGCGCAGTGTTTCTCGGCGGAGAACCGATCCATATGACCAAGCTGGGACCCTGGTTGCGCAGCGGGCAGTGCCGGGCAGAAATCATTAACACCTACGGCCCGACCGAGTGTACGGATATCGCTTCCTATTACCGGCTGCAGGCTGAAGACTGGACGGGCGGGGATGAGCTGCCCATCGGCAAACCGATTGACAACGTGCGGCTGTATGTGGTGGACTCAGAACTGAAGCTTGTCCCTGAAGGCGTGGAAGGGGAGCTGTGCATCGGGGGAGCCGGCGTAGGACGCGGCTACTATCATGCGCCGGAGTTGACGAAGGAACGCTTCGTGCACAGTGGCGACCTGCCGGAAGAGACGGTGTACCGGACAGGGGATATCGTGAAGCGGCGGCCGGACGGCAATGTGGTGTTCATCGGCCGGGTGGACCACCAGGTGAAGGTGCGGGGGTTCCGCATAGAGATTGAGGAGATTGAGCGGAAGCTGCTGGACAGCCCCCGGGTACATGAAGCGGTGGTAACCGCCGGGCAGGATGCGGCGGGGGACACCACACTGTGCGCCTATGTGGTGGCAGCACCCGGCACCACCGCAGAGCAGGTGCGCGGGGAGCTGGAAGAGCAGCTGCCCGCCTATATGGTTCCGCAGCACGTGGTGCTGCTGGAGGCCATGCCGCTGACGCCCAACGGAAAGATAGACCGCCGGGCATTGCCGGAACCGGTCGGGAGAACCGGTGCAGACGGGGACGATGCCGCACTCACGGACGAGATCGAGCAGCAGTTGGCCATGCTCTGGCAGGAGGTGCTGGGCGTGGGGGGATCGGCCCGGAGGATAACTTCTTCCGCCTGGGCGGCCACTCCCTGAAGGCGATTGCGCTGCTTGCCCGCATCAAGAAGGCGTTCGGGGTCAGCCTCCCGATTCAGAAGCTGTTCCGGTCGCCGACGGTCCGGCAGCTTGCCGGGGAATCCGGGAAGCGCCGAAGCAGCGCTTCATGTCCATCCCGCGGGCAGACCCGCAGCAGGCGTATTACCGCCTCTCGTCGCAGCAGGAGCGGCTGTACGTCCTGCAGCAATTCGAGGCGATCGGCACCGCCTACAATGTCACCTGGGCCGCGCAGGTGCAGGGACCGTTTGACCCGGTCCGCTGCGAGGCGGCGTTTGCGGCGGTCAGCCAGCGGCATGAATCGCTGCGGACCTGCTTCGAAATGATCGGCGATACTGTGGTCCAGCACGTGCGGCCCCGGGCCAGGGGATTTTTCGAGTATGAGGACGTGCCCGGCGGGGATCACCGTTCCCTGATCGGGCCGTTTGTCCGTCCGTTTGAACTGCGGACAGGCCCGCTGTTCCGCGTCAAGGTGGTGAGGACAGGCCGCGAGGAGTATCTCCTGCTGCTGGACATGCATCACATGATCACCGACGGCGTGTCCCAGGATATCGTGCTGAAGGAGTTCACGGCGCTCTATGAAGGGGCGGTGCTGGAACCGCTGCGGATGCAGTACAAGGATTATGCCAGCTGGCAATCCGGGCAGAGCGGGACGGTGCGGGAGCAGGGACAGTATTGGCTGGAGCTGTTCCAAGGAGAACTGCCGGTGCTGGACCTGACGCCGGATTATCCCCGGCCCGTGGTGCAGAGCTTCGAAGGGGATAAGCTACACGCCCGGCTGGACGCAGAGCGGACCGGAGAGGTGAAGCGGCTCGCGGAGGCCACGGACACGACCTTGTTCATCGTGCTGCTGGCCGCATATGATGTGCTGCTGCACAAATATACGGGGCAAGGGGACATCATCGTGGGTTCGCCGTTTGCAGGAAGAAGGCATGCGGAGCTTGAACCTGTAGTGGGGATGTTCGTCAACACTGTGGCGCTGCGGAACTTCCCGCAGCGGGACAAAACCGTGCGGAGCTTCCTGGCCGAAGTGAAGGAGAGCTGTCTGAAAGCCTATGAGCATCAGGAATTCTCGTTTGAACAATTGATTGAGCAGCTGCAGCTGCCCCGGGATTTCAGCCGGAATCCATTGTTTGACACCATGTTTGTCCTGCAGAATATGGAAGGGTATACCCCGGATATCAAAAACGTGCAGATGACGGCTTACCCGGTCAATAACGGCATTGCCAAATTTGATCTTACGCTGGAAGCCGCTGAAAGCGGAGACGGCAGCCTTCGCTTGAACCTGGAGTACTGCACGAAATTGTTCCGCAGAGACACGATGGAGCGGTTCCTTCACCATTATATGAATATCGTGGAACATATGACCGGTAACCTGGACCGGGAGCTGTCGGAGATCGATATGCTGTCGGAAGCAGAACGCAAGCGGCTGGTTCATGAATGGAACGGTACAGCGGTTCCCTATCCTTACGAAAAGAGCATCGCCATGCTGCTGGAGGAACAGGTCCTGAAGCGCCCGGAGGAGATTGCGGTTTCGCTGGGAGCGGAGCATTTGACCTACCGGCAGCTTCACGGGCAGTCCAACCGCATCGCGCAGGCGCTTCACGCGAGGGGAATCGGGGAAGAGGACGTAGTAGCCGTCATGGCGGAGCGGTCCCTGGAGCTGGTGGCGGCTTTGCTTGGGGTGCTCAAGGCGGGAGCGGCCTACACTCCTGTTGATCCCGATTATCCGGCGGAGCGTCTCCGTTACTTGCTGCGCCATTCCCGTACCAAGCTGCTGCTTATGCAGCACAAGTTCAGGGACCGTGCGGCAGTTGCCGAAGCCGAAGCTGATGCTAAAGTCGAAGGGGAGACCGAAGCTGGTGCTAAGACCGAAACCGAAGCCGTGTCCATTGAGGACCTGCTGGCGGTGGAGCTGCCGGACGGAAACCTGCCGCTTGCCTACCGGCCCGAGCGGCTGATGTACGTGCTCTATACGTCAGGCTCGACAGGGAATCCGAAGGGGGCCATGATCCGTTCGCATTCGTTTGTTAATCTGCTCCACTGGTACACACGGGAGTTTGCCTTCACCGCGAAGGACCGCATCCTGCAAATTGCCTCAGCCAGCTTCGATCTGGCGCAGAAAAATCTGTATGCGGCACTGGTGGCCGGTGGCCGGCTGGTGCTGTTCGAGCCGGGCCTGTACGATTATGAGCACATGGCGGAGACCATCGAACGGGAAGGCATCACGGTGATTAACTGCACGCCCAGCGCATTCTACCCGCTGGTGGAGTGCGCGGCAGACGGCGGTTACCGCCAACTGAGCAGCCTGCGCGCAGTGTTTCTCGGCGGAGAACCGATCCATATGACCAAGCTGGGACCCTGGCTGCGCAGCGGGCAGTGCCGGGCGGAAATCATTAACACCTACGGCCCGACCGAGTGTACGGATATCGCTTCCTATTACCGCCTGCGGGCTAAAGACTGGACAGGCGGGGATGAGCTGCCCATCGGCACACCGATTGACAACGTGCGGCTGTATGTGGTGGACTCAGAACTGAAGCTTGTCCCTGAAGGCGTGGAAGGGGAGCTGTGCATCGGGGGAGCCGGCGTAGGACGCGGCTACTATCATGCGCCGGAGTTGACGAAGGAACGCTTCGTGCACAGTGGCGACCTGCCGGAAGAGACGGTGTACCGGACAGGGGATATCGTGAAGCGGCGGCCGGACGGCAATGTGGTGTTCATCGGCCGGGTGGACCACCAGGTGAAGGTGCGGGGGTTCCGCATAGAGATTGAGGAGATTGAGCGGAAGCTGCTGGACAGCCCCCGGGTACATGAAGCGGTGGTAACCGCCGGGCAGGATGCGGCGGGGGACACCACACTGTGCGCCTATGTGGTGGCAGCACCCGGCACCACCGCAGAGCAGGTGCGCGGGGAGCTGGAAGAGCAGCTGCCCGCCTATATGGTTCCGCAGCACGTGGTGCTGCTGGAGGCCATGCCGCTGACGCCCAACGGAAAGATAGACCGCCGGGCATTGCCGGAACCGGTCGGGAGAACCGGTGCAGACGGGGACGATGCCGCACTCACGGACGAGATCGAGCAGCAGTTGGCCATGCTCTGGCAGGAGGTGCTGGGCGTGGGGGGATCGGCCCGGAGGATAACTTCTTCCGCCTGGGCGGCCACTCCCTGAAGGCGATTGCGCTGCTTGCCCGCATCAAGAAGGCGTTCGGGGTCAGCCTCCCGATTCAGAAGCTGTTCCGGTCGCCGACGGTCCGGCAGCTTGCCGGGGAATCCGGGAAGCGCCGAAGCAGCGCTTCATGTCCATCCCGCGGGCAGACCCGCAGCAGGCGTATTACCGCCTCTCGTCGCAGCAGGAGCGGCTGTACGTCCTGCAGCAATTCGAGGCGATCGGCACCGCCTACAATGTCACCTGGGCCGCGCAGGTGCAGGGACCGTTTGACCCGGTCCGCTGCGAGGCGGCGTTTGCGGCGGTCAGCCAGCGGCATGAATCGCTGCGGACCTGCTTCGAAATGATCGGCGATACTGTGGTCCAGCACGTGCGGCCCCGGGCCAGGGGATTTTTCGAGTATGAGGACGTGCCCGGCGGGGATCACCGTTCCCTGATCGGGCCGTTTGTCCGTCCGTTTGAACTGCGGACAGGCCCGCTGTTCCGCGTCAAGGTGGTGAGGACAGGCCGCGAGGAGTATCTCCTGCTGCTGGACATGCATCACATGATCACCGACGGCGTGTCCCAGGATATCGTGCTGAAGGAGTTCACGGCGCTCTATGAAGGGGCGGTGCTGGAACCGCTGCGGATGCAGTACAAGGATTATGCCAGCTGGCAATCCGGGCAGAGCGGGACGGTGCGGGAGCAGGGACAGTATTGGCTGGAGCTGTTCCAAGGAGAACTGCCGGTGCTGGACCTGACGCCGGATTATCCCCGGCCCGTGGTGCAGAGCTTCGAAGGGGATAAGCTACACGCCCGGCTGGACGCAGAGCGGACCGGAGAGGTGAAGCGGCTCGCGGAGGCCACGGACACGACCTTGTTCATCGTGCTGCTGGCCGCATATGATGTGCTGCTGCACAAATATACGGGGCAAGGGGACATCATCGTGGGTTCGCCGTTTGCAGGAAGAAGGCATGCGGAGCTTGAACCTGTAGTGGGGATGTTCGTCAACACTGTGGCGCTGCGGAACTTCCCGCAGCGGGACAAAACCGTGCGGAGCTTCCTGGCCGAAGTGAAGGAGAGCTGTCTGAAAGCCTATGAGCATCAGGAATTCTCGTTTGAACAATTGATTGAGCAGCTGCAGCTGCCCCGGGATTTCAGCCGGAATCCATTGTTTGACACCATGTTTGTCCTGCAGAATATGGAGGGGTATACCCCGGATATCAAAAACGTGCAGATGACGGCTTACCCGGTCAATAACGGCATTGCCAAATTTGATCTTACGCTGGAGGCCGCCGAAAAAAAGACGGCAGCCTTCAACTTAGCCTGGAGTACTGCACGAAATTGTTCCGCAGAGACACGATGGAGCGGTTCCTTCACCATTATATGAACATCGTGGAGCATATGTCCGGTAACCTGGACCAGCGTTTGTCCGAGATCGATATGCTGTCGGGAGCAGAACGCAAGCAGGGAACTTATTACCCGGCTTCCCCGGCGCAAAAAAGTATATTTATGGCGGATAAGCTATCGGGAAGAGGCACGGCTTACAATGTTCCTGTCATCCGCAGAATTAAGGGTATGCTTGACGCCGGGCGGCTTGGAGAGGCCCTGAAGAAGCTGGTCAACCGGCATGAATCGCTGCGGACCACCTTCGAGCTGGACGCGGACAGCGGCATGCTGAGACAAAAGGTCCATCCTGCCGTTTCTTTTGCTTTTCCGGTATATGAGCTAAGCGAAACAGAAACGGTACTCCTGATCCAGGACTTTGTCAGACCGTTCCGTCTCGATAAGCCGCCTCTTTTCCGGACCGCACTCATACGCCTTACAGACCGGGAAGAAACCGTACTGATTATCGATATGCATCACATCATAACAGACGGTATGTCTGTAAGCATTCTGCTGAGGGACCTGGCGGCTCTGTATGAGAACAAAGAATTGGAGGTCCTGAAGCTCCAATATAAAGACTATGCGATAAGGCAGAGTCAACTGGCGGGCACCGAGCAATGGAACAGACAGGAGGAGTACTGGCT encodes the following:
- a CDS encoding non-ribosomal peptide synthetase, with protein sequence MKQEPSGVGHTEEPLQVQPGQPACDGQIGEYWNNLIGNGMHALNMPLDYVRPAARSFAGEVVMLRTSGELAYRLERLAESEAVSAGTALLACYILLLSKYTGQDTVYVGWACGPVQQSGWEGGAGLTVLAGQVNWAATWREYVNRIQAICAEASNPRHTPYAEVVKKLELDRDPSRNPLFDALFQTGDAETGLDKYDFALMPESTEDGILLKLEYDTALFSQGSMERFLHHYVNIVEHMTGNLDRELSEIDMLSEAERKRLVHEWNGTAVPYPYEKSIAMLLEEQVLKRPEEIAVSLGAEHLTYRQLHGQSNRIAQALHARGIGEEDVVAVMAERSLELVAALLGVLKAGAAYTPVDPDYPAERLRYLLRHSHAKLLLMQHKFRDRAAVAEAEADAKTEAEAEAGAKAETATEAETEAVSIEDLLAAELPDGNLPLAYRPERLMYVLYTSGSTGNPKGAMIRSHSFVNLLHWYTREFAFTAKDRILQIASASFDLAQKNLYAALVAGGRLVLFEPGLYDYERMAETIEREGITVINCTPSAFYPLVECAADGGYRQLSSLRAVFLGGEPIHMTKLGPWLRSGQCRAEIINTYGPTECTDIASYYRLQAEDWTGGDELPIGKPIDNVRLYVVDSELKLVPEGVEGELCIGGAGVGRGYYHAPELTKERFVHSGDLPEETVYRTGDIVKRRPDGNVVFIGRVDHQVKVRGFRIEIEEIERKLLDSPRVHEAVVTAGQDAAGDTTLCAYVVAAPGTTAEQVRGELEEQLPAYMVPQHVVLLEAMPLTPNGKIDRRALPEPVGRTGADGDDAALTDEIEQQLAMLWQEVLGVGGSARRITSSAWAATP
- a CDS encoding non-ribosomal peptide synthetase; translated protein: MSIPRADPQQAYYRLSSQQERLYVLQQFEAIGTAYNVTWAAQVQGPFDPVRCEAAFAAVSQRHESLRTCFEMIGDTVVQHVRPRARGFFEYEDVPGGDHRSLIGPFVRPFELRTGPLFRVKVVRTGREEYLLLLDMHHMITDGVSQDIVLKEFTALYEGAVLEPLRMQYKDYASWQSGQSGTVREQGQYWLELFQGELPVLDLTPDYPRPVVQSFEGDKLHARLDAERTGEVKRLAEATDTTLFIVLLAAYDVLLHKYTGQGDIIVGSPFAGRRHAELEPVVGMFVNTVALRNFPQRDKTVRSFLAEVKESCLKAYEHQEFSFEQLIEQLQLPRDFSRNPLFDTMFVLQNMEGYTPDIKNVQMTAYPVNNGIAKFDLTLEAAESGDGSLRLNLEYCTKLFRRDTMERFLHHYMNIVEHMTGNLDRELSEIDMLSEAERKRLVHEWNGTAVPYPYEKSIAMLLEEQVLKRPEEIAVSLGAEHLTYRQLHGQSNRIAQALHARGIGEEDVVAVMAERSLELVAALLGVLKAGAAYTPVDPDYPAERLRYLLRHSRTKLLLMQHKFRDRAAVAEAEADAKVEGETEAGAKTETEAVSIEDLLAVELPDGNLPLAYRPERLMYVLYTSGSTGNPKGAMIRSHSFVNLLHWYTREFAFTAKDRILQIASASFDLAQKNLYAALVAGGRLVLFEPGLYDYEHMAETIEREGITVINCTPSAFYPLVECAADGGYRQLSSLRAVFLGGEPIHMTKLGPWLRSGQCRAEIINTYGPTECTDIASYYRLRAKDWTGGDELPIGTPIDNVRLYVVDSELKLVPEGVEGELCIGGAGVGRGYYHAPELTKERFVHSGDLPEETVYRTGDIVKRRPDGNVVFIGRVDHQVKVRGFRIEIEEIERKLLDSPRVHEAVVTAGQDAAGDTTLCAYVVAAPGTTAEQVRGELEEQLPAYMVPQHVVLLEAMPLTPNGKIDRRALPEPVGRTGADGDDAALTDEIEQQLAMLWQEVLGVGGSARRITSSAWAATP
- a CDS encoding condensation domain-containing protein; translation: MSIPRADPQQAYYRLSSQQERLYVLQQFEAIGTAYNVTWAAQVQGPFDPVRCEAAFAAVSQRHESLRTCFEMIGDTVVQHVRPRARGFFEYEDVPGGDHRSLIGPFVRPFELRTGPLFRVKVVRTGREEYLLLLDMHHMITDGVSQDIVLKEFTALYEGAVLEPLRMQYKDYASWQSGQSGTVREQGQYWLELFQGELPVLDLTPDYPRPVVQSFEGDKLHARLDAERTGEVKRLAEATDTTLFIVLLAAYDVLLHKYTGQGDIIVGSPFAGRRHAELEPVVGMFVNTVALRNFPQRDKTVRSFLAEVKESCLKAYEHQEFSFEQLIEQLQLPRDFSRNPLFDTMFVLQNMEGYTPDIKNVQMTAYPVNNGIAKFDLTLEAAEKKTAAFNLAWSTARNCSAETRWSGSFTII